One Acidimicrobiia bacterium genomic region harbors:
- a CDS encoding redox-sensing transcriptional repressor Rex, producing MTTQLSPAVSAATVSRLPVYLRGLADLAASDQNTVSSEQLATMVGVNANNVRKDLSALGFSGTRGVGYQVTTLLRQIGLVLGDGQPSPVVIVGAGNLGRALSRYDGFNNGGFPIAALVDVDPKVVGKKISGLKVEPLSKLTQVVAQHQCTVGIIATPAAAAQEAADQLVKAGVRSLLNFAPGVVTVPNTVTVRKVDLATELHILGYHQQRQNK from the coding sequence ATGACCACCCAACTGTCGCCCGCTGTTTCGGCCGCCACGGTGTCTCGGCTGCCCGTCTACCTCCGCGGGTTAGCCGACCTTGCGGCCAGCGACCAAAACACCGTGTCCTCAGAACAACTGGCCACCATGGTCGGAGTAAATGCCAACAACGTGCGCAAAGACCTCTCCGCCTTGGGTTTTTCAGGCACCCGCGGCGTGGGCTACCAAGTAACCACCCTGCTGCGCCAAATTGGTTTAGTACTCGGCGACGGCCAACCCTCGCCCGTAGTCATCGTAGGAGCCGGCAACCTCGGCCGAGCCCTCAGTCGCTACGACGGCTTCAACAACGGCGGGTTCCCCATAGCGGCCCTCGTTGACGTTGACCCCAAAGTAGTAGGCAAAAAAATTTCCGGCCTCAAAGTAGAACCCCTCAGCAAACTCACCCAAGTAGTAGCCCAACACCAATGCACCGTCGGCATCATTGCCACCCCCGCCGCCGCCGCCCAAGAAGCCGCCGACCAACTGGTAAAAGCCGGCGTGCGCTCGCTCCTCAACTTCGCCCCCGGGGTAGTCACCGTGCCCAACACGGTCACCGTCCGAAAAGTAGACCTGGCCACCGAACTACACATCCTGGGCTACCACCAACAACGCCAAAACAAGTGA
- a CDS encoding glutamyl-tRNA reductase produces MASRRAEPGDPTVSVVVVGLNHRTVPLDVFERMTIAASHIPKALADLTSREHITEAVVLSTCNRIEVYAFAEKFHGAYQDIHNFFSEIVHAPPEQFSEHLTGLYDADAVRHLFSVAAGLDSAVLGEHEILGQVRRAWETSATENAVGPVLNPMFRHALEVGKRVRTETGISRHITSVSQAAVAMADQRLGGLEGRRVLVLGAGEMGEGLARALNGGGVAEILVANRTWDRAVDVAARLGGTPVRLDELPTHLAEIDVLLTSTGASSVILEHGDLAAVVGHRNDRELLIVDIAVPRDVDPSAGEIDGVTLLDMDDLREFAEHGLKQRQREVTAVQAIIDTELDRYVDESTARSVGPLVASLRSRAAEVQTGELDRFSAKLATLDDAQRQTVEALAAGIIGKLLHEPTVRMKDAAGTARGERLAEALRDLFDL; encoded by the coding sequence ATTGCGTCTCGCCGCGCAGAACCAGGAGACCCGACCGTGTCGGTCGTAGTCGTAGGACTCAACCATCGCACCGTGCCGCTCGATGTTTTCGAGCGCATGACCATCGCTGCTTCGCATATACCCAAAGCCCTCGCCGACCTCACCTCACGCGAACACATCACCGAAGCCGTAGTGCTCTCCACCTGCAACCGCATCGAGGTCTACGCCTTCGCCGAAAAATTCCACGGCGCTTACCAAGACATCCACAACTTTTTCTCCGAAATCGTGCACGCCCCGCCCGAACAATTTTCCGAACACCTGACCGGCCTCTACGACGCCGACGCCGTGCGCCACCTCTTCTCCGTAGCAGCCGGGCTGGACTCCGCCGTACTCGGCGAACACGAAATCCTCGGCCAAGTACGCCGAGCCTGGGAAACCTCGGCCACCGAAAATGCCGTGGGCCCCGTGCTCAACCCCATGTTTCGCCACGCCCTCGAAGTAGGCAAACGAGTACGCACCGAAACAGGAATCTCCCGCCACATCACCTCAGTATCCCAAGCCGCCGTCGCCATGGCCGACCAACGCTTAGGCGGGCTCGAAGGCCGTCGAGTACTCGTGCTGGGCGCCGGCGAAATGGGCGAAGGCCTCGCCCGAGCCCTCAACGGCGGCGGAGTAGCCGAAATACTGGTAGCCAACCGCACCTGGGACCGCGCCGTAGACGTCGCCGCCCGCCTGGGCGGCACCCCGGTGCGCCTCGACGAACTCCCCACTCACCTGGCGGAAATCGACGTACTGCTGACCTCCACCGGCGCCTCTTCGGTCATCTTGGAACACGGCGACCTAGCTGCCGTCGTCGGCCACCGAAACGATCGTGAACTCCTGATTGTGGACATCGCCGTGCCTCGCGACGTTGACCCCTCGGCCGGCGAAATCGACGGAGTAACCCTTTTAGACATGGACGACCTCCGCGAGTTTGCCGAACACGGCCTCAAACAACGCCAACGCGAGGTCACCGCCGTACAAGCCATCATCGACACCGAACTGGACCGCTACGTAGACGAATCCACAGCACGATCCGTCGGCCCCCTAGTGGCCTCATTGCGCTCCCGAGCCGCCGAAGTACAAACCGGCGAACTCGACCGCTTCTCCGCCAAACTGGCCACCCTCGACGACGCCCAACGCCAAACCGTCGAAGCACTAGCCGCCGGCATCATCGGCAAACTCTTACACGAACCCACGGTGCGCATGAAAGACGCCGCCGGCACGGCCCGCGGCGAACGCTTAGCCGAAGCACTCCGCGACCTGTTCGACCTCTAA
- the hemC gene encoding hydroxymethylbilane synthase, translating to MLLRAATRGSALALWQTNRVAELLAHTNPEVQIETVVVETTGDQNQTTPLHQMGGQGVFVKEVQAAVLDGRADFAVHSAKDLPAAATPGLVLAAIPERADPRDVLVGARWADLPAGAIIATGSVRRRAHLAHLRPDLNFAELRGNIATRLEKAADFAAIVMAKAALDRLGLTPAVVDVLPPEVLLPQVGQGALAIECRTDDAAAATLLASISNQESMNTVGAERAFLAELGAGCDLPIAAHAVMDHGEILLTGAMSSFDGTTLLRDSGRSTDGLTLGASLARCLRDDQGGGALLDQS from the coding sequence ATGCTCCTGCGGGCCGCAACGCGAGGCAGTGCGCTGGCCCTTTGGCAAACCAACCGGGTGGCCGAACTGCTGGCCCACACCAACCCCGAGGTTCAAATTGAAACCGTGGTGGTAGAAACCACCGGCGACCAAAACCAAACCACCCCCCTGCACCAAATGGGGGGCCAAGGCGTGTTCGTAAAAGAAGTACAAGCCGCCGTACTCGACGGCCGAGCCGACTTCGCCGTGCACTCCGCCAAAGACCTCCCGGCCGCCGCCACCCCCGGCCTCGTGCTGGCCGCCATACCCGAACGAGCCGACCCCCGAGACGTATTGGTAGGCGCCCGCTGGGCCGACCTGCCCGCCGGGGCAATCATCGCCACCGGCTCGGTGCGCCGCCGAGCCCACCTGGCCCACCTGCGCCCCGACCTAAACTTTGCCGAACTACGCGGCAACATCGCCACCCGGCTAGAAAAAGCTGCCGACTTCGCCGCCATCGTCATGGCCAAAGCGGCCCTCGACCGGCTGGGCCTGACCCCCGCCGTGGTCGACGTTTTACCGCCCGAAGTACTGCTGCCCCAAGTAGGCCAAGGCGCCCTAGCTATCGAATGCCGCACCGACGACGCAGCCGCCGCCACCCTGCTGGCCAGCATCAGCAACCAAGAATCAATGAACACCGTGGGCGCCGAACGGGCCTTCCTCGCCGAACTGGGCGCCGGTTGCGACCTTCCCATAGCGGCCCATGCGGTCATGGACCACGGAGAAATATTACTCACCGGAGCAATGTCGTCTTTTGACGGCACCACCTTGCTGCGAGACAGCGGACGCAGCACCGACGGCCTAACCCTGGGCGCCTCGCTGGCCCGGTGCCTACGCGACGACCAAGGCGGCGGCGCCCTGCTGGACCAATCATGA
- a CDS encoding uroporphyrinogen-III synthase produces the protein MNTPLAGRTLVVTRAADQAPELIQQLVAWGATVVALPLSKIKEPADGGAALKTALAQAAQYDWIIATSPNGAQRLANALTGLPTHTRLAAVGPQTARQLTDAGWPVDFVPQSFVADALVAEFPAGPGRVLWVRAETARATVADGLQAAGWQVDQIVAYRNTEVTVQPAALAPAQNADAVLFTSASSVERYRKLCSKPQPLVALCMGPVTAAAAQKHGFETHQADEFSLSGLLDLAQQWATG, from the coding sequence ATGAACACCCCGCTGGCCGGCCGCACCCTGGTAGTAACCCGGGCCGCCGACCAAGCACCAGAGTTAATCCAGCAACTGGTTGCCTGGGGCGCCACCGTGGTGGCCTTACCGCTCAGCAAAATCAAGGAACCCGCCGACGGGGGAGCAGCACTAAAAACGGCGTTAGCCCAGGCCGCCCAGTACGACTGGATCATCGCCACCTCACCCAACGGAGCCCAACGCCTGGCCAACGCCCTTACTGGCTTGCCGACCCACACCCGCTTAGCCGCCGTGGGGCCCCAAACCGCTCGGCAGCTCACCGACGCCGGATGGCCGGTAGATTTTGTGCCCCAAAGCTTTGTGGCCGACGCCCTGGTGGCCGAGTTCCCCGCCGGGCCCGGCCGGGTGCTTTGGGTACGCGCCGAAACCGCTCGGGCGACTGTGGCCGACGGCCTCCAAGCCGCCGGGTGGCAAGTCGACCAAATAGTGGCCTACCGCAACACCGAAGTTACTGTGCAACCCGCCGCCCTCGCCCCCGCCCAAAACGCCGACGCCGTGCTCTTTACCTCGGCCTCCTCAGTAGAGCGCTACCGCAAACTATGCAGCAAGCCCCAGCCACTGGTGGCTTTGTGCATGGGCCCGGTAACCGCCGCCGCTGCCCAAAAACACGGTTTTGAAACCCATCAAGCCGATGAATTCTCTTTGTCTGGTCTCTTGGATTTGGCCCAACAGTGGGCTACGGGTTGA
- the hemB gene encoding porphobilinogen synthase — protein sequence MIERRPRRLRQTAALRRLVAETQLSVNDLVAPLFVRQDITDPQPIGSLPGVVQHTRQSLVEEARQLRDLGVPALILFGIPEHKDAVGSEAWNPDGIVQQALRDLRDELGDDMVLMADLCVDEYTDHGHCGIVTAQGTVDNDATLELYQQAAIAQADAGAHLTAPSGMMDGQVAAIRSALDSAGHLDTAILAYAAKYASSLYGPFRDAVDVEIADGGDRKGYQQDPANARESMMEVFLDISEGADMVMVKPAMAYLDVITKVRAEVDVPLAAYHVSGEYAMIKAAAANGWIDGDAVAMEHLLSIKRAGADFILTYLTRWAAEALQ from the coding sequence GTGATCGAACGCCGCCCCCGCCGCCTCCGCCAAACCGCTGCCCTGCGCCGCCTAGTAGCCGAAACCCAACTTTCGGTAAACGACCTGGTGGCCCCCCTGTTTGTGCGCCAAGACATAACCGACCCCCAACCCATCGGCTCACTACCCGGCGTGGTGCAACACACCCGCCAAAGCCTGGTCGAAGAAGCCCGGCAACTCCGCGACCTGGGCGTACCGGCGCTCATCTTGTTTGGTATCCCCGAACACAAAGACGCCGTGGGATCCGAAGCCTGGAACCCCGACGGCATCGTGCAACAAGCCCTACGAGACCTGCGTGACGAACTGGGCGACGACATGGTGCTCATGGCCGACCTGTGCGTCGACGAATACACCGACCACGGCCACTGCGGCATCGTCACCGCCCAAGGCACGGTCGACAACGACGCCACCCTAGAGCTCTACCAACAAGCGGCCATCGCCCAAGCCGACGCCGGTGCCCACCTGACCGCCCCCTCCGGGATGATGGACGGCCAAGTAGCGGCCATCCGCTCCGCCCTAGACAGCGCCGGCCACTTAGACACGGCAATCCTGGCCTACGCCGCCAAATACGCTTCGTCGCTCTACGGGCCTTTCCGCGACGCAGTCGATGTAGAAATAGCCGACGGCGGCGACCGCAAGGGCTACCAACAAGACCCCGCCAACGCTCGAGAATCCATGATGGAAGTATTCCTCGACATTTCTGAAGGCGCCGACATGGTCATGGTCAAACCAGCCATGGCTTACCTCGACGTCATCACCAAAGTTCGCGCCGAAGTAGACGTACCGCTGGCCGCCTACCACGTAAGCGGCGAATACGCCATGATCAAAGCGGCCGCCGCTAACGGGTGGATAGACGGCGATGCCGTAGCCATGGAACACCTGTTGTCTATAAAACGAGCTGGTGCCGACTTCATTCTTACCTACCTCACTCGGTGGGCCGCCGAGGCTCTGCAGTGA
- the hemL gene encoding glutamate-1-semialdehyde-2,1-aminomutase, translating into MTSNAELFARAQKVIPGGVNSPVRAFGSVGGTPYFVTHAKGPHIFDAEGRQYIDYVQSYGPGILGHAHPKVIEAITTAAAKGTTYGAPTEAEIVLAEMVVDRIAGLESVRFVSSGTEATMSALRLARGATGRDKIVKFAGCYHGHADALLAAGGSGVANQGLSGCDGVTAGAVADTIVAPYNVVPEIDNTVAAIIVEPVAANMGLVAPAEGFLQGLRDACDAAGALLIFDEVITGFRLSHGGAGEYFGVTPDLWCFGKVIGGGLPVGAFGGPWEIMQHLAPLGGVYQGGTLSGNPLAMAAGRATLELLDHAAHTQLEATAARLADGFTQVLNQAGVDAQAPRVGSLVGLFFGNTLPTNFDEAQALAENGVYPKIFHGLLSRGVALAPGAYEALFPSLSHTDAIIDQTLEILAQAAADCVKRQGSDMVSDTMPRSKKAIGRSKQRPYEGFRHSR; encoded by the coding sequence GTGACCAGCAACGCTGAACTTTTTGCCCGAGCCCAAAAAGTTATTCCCGGAGGAGTCAACTCGCCAGTACGGGCCTTCGGCTCAGTAGGCGGCACCCCTTATTTTGTTACCCACGCCAAAGGCCCCCACATTTTTGACGCCGAAGGGCGCCAATACATTGACTACGTGCAGTCCTACGGGCCCGGCATATTAGGCCACGCCCACCCCAAGGTCATCGAAGCCATCACCACGGCAGCCGCCAAAGGAACCACCTACGGCGCACCCACCGAAGCCGAAATTGTCTTGGCCGAAATGGTGGTGGACCGCATCGCCGGCCTGGAATCAGTGCGCTTTGTCTCCAGCGGAACCGAAGCCACCATGTCGGCCCTGCGCCTGGCCCGCGGAGCCACCGGCCGAGACAAAATTGTAAAATTCGCCGGCTGCTACCACGGACACGCCGACGCCTTACTAGCCGCCGGAGGCAGCGGAGTAGCCAACCAAGGGCTCAGCGGCTGCGACGGAGTAACCGCCGGCGCAGTAGCCGACACCATCGTGGCCCCTTACAACGTGGTGCCCGAAATTGATAACACGGTGGCCGCCATCATTGTCGAACCAGTAGCAGCCAACATGGGCTTGGTAGCCCCCGCCGAGGGCTTTCTGCAAGGCTTGCGAGATGCTTGCGACGCCGCCGGTGCGCTCTTAATTTTTGATGAAGTCATCACCGGCTTTCGCTTATCGCACGGCGGGGCCGGCGAATACTTTGGCGTCACCCCCGACCTGTGGTGCTTCGGCAAGGTCATCGGCGGCGGCCTGCCGGTAGGAGCCTTCGGCGGGCCCTGGGAAATCATGCAACACCTCGCCCCCCTCGGCGGCGTGTACCAAGGCGGGACCTTGTCGGGAAACCCCCTGGCCATGGCCGCCGGGCGGGCCACGCTCGAGCTTTTAGACCACGCCGCCCACACCCAACTCGAAGCAACCGCCGCACGGCTAGCCGACGGATTCACCCAGGTGCTCAACCAAGCCGGCGTGGACGCCCAAGCCCCCCGAGTGGGCTCGCTGGTCGGGCTATTTTTTGGCAACACCCTGCCCACCAACTTTGACGAGGCCCAAGCCCTGGCCGAAAACGGCGTGTACCCCAAAATCTTCCACGGGTTACTCTCACGCGGCGTGGCCCTCGCCCCCGGTGCCTACGAAGCACTGTTCCCCAGCCTCTCTCACACCGACGCCATCATCGACCAAACCCTAGAAATCCTGGCCCAAGCAGCCGCCGACTGCGTTAAGAGGCAGGGGAGTGACATGGTATCTGACACCATGCCACGCAGCAAGAAAGCGATAGGGCGCAGCAAGCAGCGCCCCTACGAAGGGTTTCGCCACTCCCGGTAA
- a CDS encoding glucose-6-phosphate isomerase, whose amino-acid sequence MRAWRRLLIELFLPWYGCCLIGSFTLNSLFFPTMVQPGCLGGDNREMSIHSAAVWPELVALNADQVDLSLVDRFVADPQRAESLSFALGDLWVDVAKHPIDAATLDLLFRLAKQRGVPEFFAAMIGGQVVNQTEGRPALHTALRASADAVIEVDGVNVVPEVHQTLGQMTAFTDALRAGQVTGATGHAIRAVVSLGIGGSHLGPTMAAEALAEFAGPLTVRWAANLDRADLTQALAGLDPASTLVVVCSKTFTTAETLAAAEQAQAWLAAGVGDDVSAHLAAATAAPERAEAWGVPADQVFTFPEWVGGRFSLASSVSLGLMAAIGAERFGEMLTGMRLVDDQVVAEERSVPVLLGLLDVWHRQVRGAASRAVVPYSHALRRFPDHLQQLEMESLGKSVSVDGRPVEGPTGAVIWGAAGTDAQHAFFQLLHQGPEVIPVDFIGFAQPAGGVNDALMANLLAQAEALAFGRSEQEVAATGVAPALVPHRTFAGGRPSTVILAQRLTPSVLGQLVALYEHRTVTAAVLWGINPFDQWGVELGKQLAVRIADELSDPESSPNHDSSTNSLMARYREWRNPS is encoded by the coding sequence ATGCGGGCATGGCGGAGGCTACTTATCGAGCTATTTCTGCCGTGGTACGGGTGTTGCCTGATCGGCTCATTCACCCTTAATTCTCTCTTTTTCCCCACCATGGTGCAACCGGGTTGTTTGGGCGGTGACAATAGGGAGATGAGTATTCATTCTGCTGCGGTGTGGCCCGAGTTGGTGGCCTTAAATGCCGACCAAGTTGACCTTTCGTTGGTTGACCGTTTTGTGGCCGACCCGCAGCGTGCGGAGTCTTTGAGTTTTGCGTTGGGCGACTTGTGGGTTGATGTCGCTAAGCATCCGATAGATGCCGCTACTTTAGATTTGTTGTTTCGCTTGGCTAAGCAGCGAGGGGTGCCGGAATTTTTTGCTGCCATGATTGGTGGCCAGGTGGTGAACCAAACGGAGGGTCGCCCGGCGTTACATACGGCGTTGCGGGCTTCGGCTGATGCGGTTATTGAGGTTGATGGGGTCAACGTGGTACCTGAGGTACATCAGACGTTGGGCCAGATGACTGCTTTTACTGATGCTTTGCGGGCCGGCCAGGTAACGGGGGCGACGGGTCACGCTATTCGTGCCGTGGTGAGTTTGGGTATCGGGGGTTCGCATTTAGGCCCGACTATGGCCGCTGAGGCGTTGGCAGAGTTTGCTGGCCCTCTCACGGTGCGGTGGGCCGCTAATTTGGATCGGGCTGATTTAACCCAAGCTTTGGCTGGCCTTGACCCGGCTTCGACGCTGGTGGTGGTTTGTTCGAAAACGTTTACCACGGCAGAGACTTTGGCCGCTGCTGAGCAGGCTCAGGCTTGGTTGGCTGCTGGGGTCGGTGACGATGTGTCGGCGCATTTGGCGGCGGCTACCGCGGCCCCCGAACGGGCGGAAGCGTGGGGGGTTCCGGCCGATCAAGTGTTTACTTTTCCTGAGTGGGTGGGGGGTCGTTTTTCGTTGGCTTCGTCGGTGTCGTTGGGTTTGATGGCCGCTATTGGGGCGGAGCGGTTTGGTGAGATGTTGACTGGTATGCGTTTGGTCGATGACCAGGTAGTGGCTGAGGAACGCAGCGTGCCGGTGTTGTTGGGGTTGTTGGATGTTTGGCATCGCCAGGTTCGGGGGGCGGCCTCGCGAGCGGTGGTTCCTTATAGTCATGCTTTGCGGCGCTTTCCTGATCACTTGCAGCAACTTGAGATGGAGAGTTTGGGCAAGTCGGTTTCGGTGGATGGCCGGCCGGTGGAGGGCCCCACGGGGGCGGTTATTTGGGGTGCGGCGGGTACCGATGCTCAGCATGCTTTTTTCCAGTTGTTGCATCAGGGGCCAGAGGTCATTCCGGTAGATTTCATTGGTTTTGCTCAGCCGGCGGGCGGGGTTAATGATGCTTTGATGGCCAATTTGTTGGCCCAAGCTGAGGCTTTGGCTTTTGGTCGGAGTGAACAAGAGGTGGCGGCTACCGGGGTGGCTCCGGCGTTGGTTCCTCACCGTACGTTTGCCGGGGGTCGTCCTTCGACGGTGATTTTGGCGCAACGGTTGACGCCGTCGGTGTTGGGTCAGTTGGTGGCTTTGTATGAGCACCGCACGGTAACGGCGGCTGTTTTGTGGGGTATTAACCCGTTTGATCAGTGGGGGGTGGAGTTAGGTAAACAGTTGGCGGTGCGTATTGCCGACGAATTATCTGACCCGGAGAGTTCTCCCAACCATGATTCTTCTACTAACAGTTTGATGGCCCGTTACCGGGAGTGGCGAAACCCTTCGTAG